Part of the Kitasatospora sp. NBC_00374 genome is shown below.
CGGACCGCCCGCAGCCGTCCGGCGCCGAATCCCCACCGGGGGCCGGCGCCGGACGGCGTCAGCCGCGGAGCAGCACCGGGAGCGCCGCCAGCAGGGCCGTGACGGCCATCGCCGCGACACAGGCTCCGGCCCAGCGCGTACAGATGGTCAGACAACGCCGCCGGTAGAACTCCGCCACCCGCCTGGAGCGCCTCGCCGCCCGGTCGAAGACGCCCTCCGTGAAGTCGAGCCGCTCGGCCTCGTAGGCCTCCCGGACCGCCTCGCGCTGGCCGCCGGAGAGCCACGGGAAGCGCTCGACGAATCCGGCCGCCTCGCGCTGCGCGGCGGCCACCTCCGCCTCCCAGGCCAGGTAGCCCTCCAGACGGAACATCCCGGACCGGCACTCCCGCGCCCCGGCGCCCGTACGTCGTCCGCCACCCATGATCCGCTCCCTGCCCGCTCGACCCGCCACCCGGCCGGAGGCCCACGGCACCACCGCCATGCGGCCGCATCCGGGACCCAACGCCTGCGGACAACTACTACCAGTGACGATCCTGCCTGGCCCGGCCGACGCGCGGACGGTGCCCGGGATGGCCGGTCCGCGCGAGGCCTGCGCGCCGGTGCGTTCCGGTGCGTCGGGTCCGCCGCCCGCTCGCCGCAAGGACGCCGGCCGCCTCCGGCCTGCCGCCTGCCGAGCGGTCGTCAGGCGGCCAGATTCAGCGCGGAGGCGAAGGCCGAGAAGGTGGGCGCGACGGTGCGCCACTCGTACAGCTGCGGGTTGGTCCAGATGTCGGTCCCGACCACCCGCGGGTCGAGGGCATCGGTGCGGTAGTCCAGCGCGAGGGCCACATCGTCGCCGGCGAAGCGGCAGACCGCGATGAGCACGGCCTGCTCGACGTCCAGCCACGGCAGCTCGACCGGTGCGTCCCGGGTGGTCCCCCGGACCTCCCGGAACAGCTGGGCCGGCTCGTGGTCGGCGATCCGGTCCAGCGCGACCGACTCGCGCTCGATCCGCTCCAGGCTGGTCAGGAAGTCGAGCGGGTCCTCGAACCACGGGATGAGCCTGGACATCGTGTCGTCGCCGGGGTGGCGCCACCGGCCCTGGGCGAGAAGGGTGCTCAACAGGCTCGGGATCCGCAGTCCACGGACGGTCGCGTCGGGGCCGGGGATGTGATTCGACCGATTCATGGAACAGAGCCTGCCACGTCGCAGGGGGCGTCGACGGTGCGATCCAGCGGCTGCCGAGCCGCGGTCGAGTCCCGCTCGAGCGAGTGGTCCGGCCACCCCCGGGAGATGGCGCCCGGTCAGCGGACAGGGCGCCACATGGTCGTCACCACGTGGCCGCTGGCGAGGGTGATCCGACCGTGCGGGACGAAGCCGAGGCGCCCGTAGCGCACGTCGTTCGCGGGGTTGGAGGACTCCAGGTAGCAAGGGGCGCCGATGGCGTCGACGCGGGTGAGCGCCTCCGCCAGCAGGCCCATGCCGAGGCCCTTGCCACGGTGGTCGTCGTGGGTGCCGAGCAGGCTCAGGTAGAAGTGCGGCTCGGTGGGGTGCACCGCTTCGAACCGCTCGCAGACGATCATGATCGCCCGGGCCACGTCCGGACCGGCGACCTCCGACAGGAGCGGCTCCAGCCCGGCCTCGTCCTCAGGAGTCAGCTCGGTGCCGCCCGGCGGGATCAGGACGGCCACGGCCTCCACGGCGGGCGTCACCAGCGTCCACGGGTAGCGCAGCGCCGAGGTCACGTACAGCCGCCACAGCGCCGCCGCCTGGACCGCGCGCCGCTCGGCGTCCGGAAAGGCCGGTCCCCACAGCGGGTCGTCGAAGAACGCGGTCGTCAGGGTGTCCACCATGGCGTCGACGTCCTGCGGCCCGGCCGGCCGGGCGGGAACGGGACGGTATCCGGGGCTCATCACTCCACCCTAGTCGCGCACCGCGGTCCCGCCCGGTGGTCAGGCGGGGTCGGGGGCCGGGTCCAGGAGGTGCGGGCCGTTGTTGGCCACGTTGTTGACGGCGGTGGACACCGCGGTGGCGGTGAGCTCGCCGCCGGCCGGGGTGTGCAGCAGGGCGCGCAGGCCGTCGGGGTCGGTGTGCGCGGGGTCGAGCCAGGCGTCGACGTCGGCGGGGTCGATGGCGAGCGGCATGCGGGGGTGGATGCGGCCGGCCGCGTCCGTCGCGTCGGTGGTGATCACGGTGCAGGTCGTCCACCAGGCCTGCGGGTCGCCGTCGGGCCGGCTGTCGTCGCGCCAGAACTCGTACAGGCCGGCCATCGCCATCAGGGAGCCGTCGGCGGGGGCGATGAAGTACGGCTGCTTGTGGGCCTTGCCGCCGGGCGGCGCCGGGACGGAGGTCCACTCGTAGAAGCCGTCGGCCGGCAGCAGGCAGCGGCGGGCGCTGAACGCCTTGCGGAAGGAGGGCTTCTCCGCGACGGTCTCCGCCCGGGCGTTGATCAGCCGGGACCCGACGTCCGGGGACTTCGCCCAGGAGGGCACCAGGCCCCAGCGCAGCGCCCGCAGCTGCCGGTGGACGATGTCGGTCTCCCTGTCGGACCGCTCCAGGACCGCCCAGACGTCCTTCGTCGGGGCGACGTTGTAGTCGGGTTCCAGGGCCTCGGTCGGGTCCCACCGGGTCACCCCGAAGAGCTCGACCAGATCCTGCGGACCGGTGGTGGAGACGAATCGACCGCACATGACTCCACGGTCCCACCACCGCGGCCGACCACGCGGGCACGACCCGCCCGGGCCCGCCCACGGGCCCGCGCCGACCCCGGCCCGGTCGGCGCGGGCCCGGCGATCACTCCGCCCAGGTGGCGCGCACCACGGCCCGTTCGGCGCTGGTGAGGTGGACGGCCGCCGCCAGCCAGGCCGAGGCGTACCGGTCGGCGCCGGGCTCGCCCAGCCGGCCGAACACGTCGCGGTGACGGCGGTCCGCCTCGCCGACCAGCGCGGTGGCCAGGCCGGCGGCGCCGTGGAAGCCGGTGCGGCGCAGGGCGGCGGCGTCGGTGCGGGGGTCACCGCTGCGGGCGGCCTCGGCGGCCGCCCGGCGGCCTCCGGTGACGGCGAGTTCCACCAGGCGGCGCACCCGCCACAGCGGGGAGTCGGCGAGCGGGTCGGCCGGGGTGCCGTGCGGCGGGCCGGCCGGTTCGCAGGCGTCCACCGGGGGGAAGTGGGCGCCCTGGAGGGGGTCGTAGCCGAGGTCCGCGTGGCCCTGCCACTGCGGCGGCAGGCGCAGGGTCGCGGCGGCGCCGGGGACGGGGCCGACGGCGAGGGGCCGAAGGGTGGCGGCGCGGTCGGGGTCGATCCGGGCGAGGACGCGGATCCGGACGCCGGGGTGGGCGGCGAGCTGCCGGAGGTTGGCGGTGTGCGCGAGGTCCGGATGGGAGTTGGCCGCCGCGAGGCGGATCAGCGGCCCGCGGGCCGCCGAGGTGGCGGGGTCGAGCTCGCGGGCGATCACGCAGTCGGCGGCGGCGCCGAGCACGACCAGGTCGCAGCCGAGCGGTTCGCGGACGCGTCCGGTCTGCTCGGGGTCGGCGGCCGGTCCGTCGGCGAGCCGGTCGGCGGCGGCCTGGGCCAGCGGGCGGGCGAACAGCGCGGCGAGCGGGCCCGACGTCCAGTCGAGCCCCTTGGCGACGCTCGCCCGAACGCCCTTGCCGGAGCCCAGGCGGCCGTCCTCGGACACGGTGGCACCGGCGATCAGCAGCCCGCCGCGGGAGAGTTCGGCGTGGTTGAGGACGGCGGCGCCCACGGTGACGGTCGCGGTGCCGGCGCCCCGGGCCCGGGCCGGGCCGCCCGGTTTGACGTCGGCGACGGAGTACCAGCGGCCCTCGTCGGTGATCAGATGGGTGACCACGCCGCCGTATCCGGTCGCGCTGATCACCGGTTCCCGGCAGACGCCGTGGACGCGGAGCGCGCCGCCGGGCCGGTAGGCCCGCCGAGCGGTCCCGAGCAGGCCGGGGTCGGGCGGGGCGGAACCGGGCTCGGTGGCCGTCAGCAGGCCGGTGGTGAGCAGGAGTTCACGCAGGGCCGCGACCAGGTCGGCCGACCGGTGGCTGTCGTGGCGGGCGCGCGCCCCGCGCAGGCCCCGGACCACCCGCAGAGCGGCGGCCTCGGCGCGGTGCAGGTCGGCGAGCCGCGCGGTGTGCGCGGCCCGCAGCAGTTCGGCCTGCGGGACGGCTCCGGCGGCGGGGACGCCGGCGGCGAGCACGGCGGCGGTGGCCGACCACAGTCCGGCCGCGGCCCGGACCTGCGCGGCGGTGAGCGGCCGGGCGGCCTCGGCGGGGGCCTCGGCGTCCGGTTCGGGCGCGGCCGGGGCCGCGGCAGCACCGCTGTCGGTGTCCGCCGGCGCCGGGGCGGTCTCCGGGTCGGCCACCGGGCAGGCGCTCAGGACGGCCGCCCGGTGCAGGCAGCGCGGCGCCAGCAGGCAGGAGCAGTGCACCTGGTCGTGGTCGGTGACGGCGCCGGACGGCCCGGGGATGAGCGTGACCAGGGCGTCCTCGCCGCAGGTGACGGTGACCGCGCCGCCGCCGGCGGTGGTGACGGGCAGCGCCGCGTAGAGCTCGACGGCGGCGTCCAGCTTCTTGCGCAGCCGGGAGGTCAGGGCCTCGACGGCGGCGGCGACGGTGTCCGGCGCCGCGGGTGGCAGACCTGTGGTGGGAGGTGTCATCGGGTTTCTCCGCGGAGGCGGTCGCCGACCCAGCGGGCGAGGGCGAGGGGGCTGAGGGCGGCGACGGGCATGCCGGCGGCGACGAGTTGCTGGGCGACGGGCACCGAGTAGCGGGGCGCCCCGGTGTCGTCGAGCGCCGCGCAGCCCATCAGGTGCACGCCGGAGGAGGCGAGCGAGCGCACCTCGGCGAGCAGGCCGCCCAGCGGGTAGCCCTCCTCGAAGTCGCTGACGACCACGACGAGGGTGCGGCTCGGCACGGTCACCAGGGAGCGGGCCTGGGCGAGTCCGGCGGCGATGTGGGTGCCGCCGCCGACCTTGACCTCCAGCAGCAGGGAGAGCGGGTCGGCGACCCGGTCGGTCAGGTCGATCACCTGGGTGGAGAAGGCCAGGAAGTGGGTGGACAGGGTCGGTACGCCGCCGAGGACCGCCGCGGTGAGGGCGGACCAGATGACCGAGGCCTCCATCGAGCCCGAGACGTCGACGACCAGGATCAGCCGCCAGTCGGCCTCCTTCCGGGAGCGGGTGCTGAACACCGGGTTCTCGGGGACGACGACCGTCCGGCCGTCGGGCAGGCGCCGGGTGTGTGCGAGGTTGGCGCGCAGGGTGCGCGGCAGGTCGAGCCGACCACCGGGCCTGCGGGTGGGCCGCGGGTTGGCGAGGCCGGTGAGGGCGGGGCGCAGCCGGGTGGCGAGCTCGCGGGAGAGTTCGTCGACGAGGCGGCGTACCAGGGGGCGCAGCCGGGCGAGGCGCTGTTCGGGCATGCCTCCGGCGAGGTTGAGCACGGAGGTCAGCAGGTCGACGGACGGGCGGACGGATTCGGGGTCGAGTTCGGTGAGGACGTCGGTGCGGCCCGCGTCGACGGCCCGGCCGAGCACCTCCTCCCGGACGTCCGCGCCGAACAGGGCGTCGAGTTCCTCGGCCCACTCGCGGGCGGTGGGGAAGGAGGCGCCCTGACCGCCGCCGTCGCCGGTGGCGCCGGCGAGGTCGCCGGCGCCTTCGCCGCGCCCGGCGCCGTAGAGCTCGTCGAGGGCGTGGGCGTAGCGACGGGCGTCGGCGGGGAGCCGTTCGGGTTCCCGGCCGAGCAGCAGGCGCCAGCGGTCGGCAGGGGCGAGGCGGTGTGCGGGGGACGGTACCGGGGACGGTGCGGGGCTCGTGGGGGTGTCGGGCCCGGCTTCGGCGGCGGCCGCGGGCGGCGGAGCGGGAGCGGGTCCGGGCCGGTCGGCGGGGGTGCCGGTGGCGGTGAGGCCGGTGGTGGTGAGGCCGGGCAGCCGCAGGGCCGTCAGGGCGGCGGTGGCCGCCGCGTCGGCCGCGGTCCAGAGGGCGATCAGTTCGGGCGGGGCGGTCAGGGTGAGGTCGAGCCGGTCGCCGAGGCGGTCGGTGACGGTCCGCAGGAGGCGGTCCCGGCCGGCGGGTGCGAGGGCGTCGAAGCCGCCGCGCAGGGCCGGGAGGCGGTCCAGGAATTCCCGGTCGGGGAGGGTGTCGACGCGGTCGAGCAGGGGGCCGAGGGCGTCGGGGGCGGACTGCAGCAGCGGGCCGCCGGCGGTGAGCAGGCCGGTCAGCAGGCGGCCGAGCCGGTGGCGGGC
Proteins encoded:
- a CDS encoding SOS response-associated peptidase, which produces MCGRFVSTTGPQDLVELFGVTRWDPTEALEPDYNVAPTKDVWAVLERSDRETDIVHRQLRALRWGLVPSWAKSPDVGSRLINARAETVAEKPSFRKAFSARRCLLPADGFYEWTSVPAPPGGKAHKQPYFIAPADGSLMAMAGLYEFWRDDSRPDGDPQAWWTTCTVITTDATDAAGRIHPRMPLAIDPADVDAWLDPAHTDPDGLRALLHTPAGGELTATAVSTAVNNVANNGPHLLDPAPDPA
- a CDS encoding GNAT family N-acetyltransferase; the protein is MSPGYRPVPARPAGPQDVDAMVDTLTTAFFDDPLWGPAFPDAERRAVQAAALWRLYVTSALRYPWTLVTPAVEAVAVLIPPGGTELTPEDEAGLEPLLSEVAGPDVARAIMIVCERFEAVHPTEPHFYLSLLGTHDDHRGKGLGMGLLAEALTRVDAIGAPCYLESSNPANDVRYGRLGFVPHGRITLASGHVVTTMWRPVR